GGCAGCCTTGGCCTGCCCGGTGTTGTGCCCGATGGGCCCCCCGCTCTTCGAGGCTCGCCCCCCGGTGGCTGCCTAAAGTCTCGGAGGCCGCCCGCCCCGGCACGCCCTTTCCGTTCCTGCTTGTTGTGTCGGGAGGAGTCAGTCCGCGGGAGGTCGGTTGTACTTCTGCATCGCCACCTTGGAAGTTGAAGCGTCCTGGAAGACGAGTTCCCACGGTCCGGTGTTGATGTCGAATTCCTTGCCGAAGCCGACCCACTTGCCGGACATCCTCCGATCGGTCAGCTCAATCACGAGCTGTATGGCGCCGTGGTAGCGGGCGCCCTGGTAGTAGCCGTCGGTGGCGGTCTGCTCTGACCAAGTGCCGGTCGCGACCTTGCCGTCGACTTGCAGGTCGATCGTCAGGGAGGAGTCGGAGGAGCCGGGAAGGCTGCGGACCGTCAGTTTGTCGCCGTGCTGGAGGATCACCACGTGGTGCAATCCGGTGTGCTTCTCGTCGCGTCCGGAGCTGAAGTATTCGTAGCGAGAGAGCCAGATGCCGGAGTAGTTGGTGTGGGTGCGCGGTGCGGCGGAGGGCTGTGCTACCGGGGTTGGTGGCGTGGCGGCGGGGATGCCGTCTGGTGATGTCTCGACGTCGTGTCCTCCGTGTTCGTCGTCGGTTACCCGGGCCAGTGGGACGGGGGTTGTGAAGCCGAGGGCTTCGATGGGGATACCGGTCACTTGCTCCAGCGCGCGGGCGTGGACCGGGCGGGGGTTGCACGTCGTCCCCGCTTCCCAGCGTTGCACGAGGCGCTTGGAGGCTCCGGGGATGCCTGCCTCGCGTAGTGCCTTGGCGAAGTCGTCTTGACTCATGAGCAGGCCCATGCGGACGGCCCTGAGTGAGGAGTTGGGTGTTGCGCTCATGGAAGGCACAGTAGACGCCTAGTGGGAGAAATGTCACCGGAATGACGTCATTGATGTCGCCGGAATGACGCCTTGAACGACGTCGCGCTTACCGCAGTCGAGCCGCCACGCTAAGTGGACCCCGCAGCCGGTGGGACGGCCCGGGGAATGGCCAACGCCACAAGGAGCGCCGACATGGATCACAGTAACGGCAAGGACCACGCAGCCGCAGAGCCACCCGAGTGGCTGCCCTCGGCTGAGGAGGGTACGCAGGCGGTGCCGTGCGGGAAGTGGTTCGATGCGGTGCGGGTGCCGCAGCGGAACGGGCCGTTCGTCCTGGCCCGGCTCAACCGGGCTTCCGGTCCTGTGATTCAGGGGCCGGTGAACTGGTTCTGGCTCATCGGGCCGGGCTTGGGTGACGACTGGAACCTTCCCGCCATGGCCGTGCTGGGCATCGGCAGCCACATCGCTGTTCCGCCCGCGAACAGTACGGCGGCGCCGCTGCCGCGCTGGCTGCTTGCCCCGGTGGGCGACTGCCTGACCGATCCCGAGCCGCTGCGCTCCGCCCTGACCGTGATCGGCATGCCGGGAGTGCGGCATGGCTGATATGCAGCCATCTGACAGCTTTGAACAGCAGTCATGTCCGCACCTCGGACAGCTACGGGACATGACGAACCGAGCGCGGTTGTTGCCGTGGCCGGGTGAGGACGGCGGTCCCTGCTATCTCTCACCCGAGGGTGAGGGCGGGGAGCTGGCGTCTTTGGCCGACCAGACGGAGGCCGTCCAGCTTGCGGCGGGTGCCGAGGTGCTGGGTTACTTCCGGCCGAAGCTGGATGATCCGGCGGCGTCGGCGGAGGATCTGCGGTTTGCGGCGAAGCAGCTCGCTCGGTGCCTGTGCACTGTGTTGCGGGTGGCGGAGAGTCGGGGCGGGCGGCTTGCGGATGGTGAGCTGTCGTGAGCCATGCGGTGATCCGGGGTGCTGAGTGGGTGCTGAGTGCTGAGCGGGCGGAGGGTGCGCCGGATGGCATCTATGGTGCCGAGTGTCTGTGGTGTGGTGAAGCCTCGCCGCTGGTGGACAACGATCAGAAGCCGGTGGGGATGTGGGCGCTGGATCACGCGCTGCGGCTTGGGTTAGATCACGGTCAGTTCCTGGTGACGTCGCAGCGGCACTGGCGGGTTGACCCGGTGGTCCCGGCTGGTGATGCGGGGCGTCCTGCTGGCGAGCGCCCGCCTCGGGCTCATGCCCGGCCGCGTGGGGGTGTGCGGGGGCTGCTGGTGCGGGTGGTGCGGTTGGCGGTCGGCTGGGTGGTGGCGGTGTCGGCGCGGTTGCTGCCGGGGCTGACGGCCGGTGCCGACGCGGGCCGTGGCCGGTCGCCTGTTTCCTCGACTCCCGCGCGGCCGAACAGAGGTTCTTGACGGCCCCTCTGGCCGCACGGGCTGGTGGTGTTCCCGACCGGACAAGCCCCGAGTAGTGGCAGACGTGTCACAGCCTGAGCGGACGCGCTTGGGTGCTCCCGCCCCGGTCCGCCCCTTAACTGGGGTGCCGCGCGTTGCGCGGTGAGGACACCATCATGGCTCCGTCCATCCGGGCTTCATTCCTCTCGCCGGATGGACGGGGCCTCTTTGCGTGTGTCGGGGCGCGGGGTTGAGCGGGGCGTGTCGGCGGGGAGCGGGAGCGTGGCCCGGGTGTGGGTCGGCCGTGGCGGTTGGTCCGGCTGGATCGTCGTGGGTGGCCGGTCTGGGGTTCTGCGGGGTGGGCGCGTCTGGTGTGGGGTGGCCCGGGGCCGCTCGGCCGGGAACGGCCGAAGGTCCGCATGCCCGGCCGAGGGCGGCACGGGGGCCGCCCGGCGCGTCGGTGGACGCGCCCTTGAGTAAGTAAAGAAACTTTGGACCGCCCTGGGCTTCGACGGGTTGCGTGCCGGGTGTGGAGCGGGGTGGCCGGTGGCGGTGAGGGCCTGGCGCGGTGAGCGGACACAAGGCGGATCGGCTGAGCGATGGCCCGGCGGGCTGGTGGGCTGGTGTGGGGTGGCTGCTCGGGAATTCGGTTGTTTGGCCGGTTATGGCGGCGCATTGTGGTAGTTGGCCGTTGTGCGGGTGGTGGTCCGCCCGGACGTGGGGGCTGGTGGCTGTGGTTGCGGACGGTGATGGTGGGGGCGTGCCGGCCGTGACGGTTCGTGGTCGTGGTTCCCGGCCGGGTCCGGGGTGCGGAGAGGAGCGGTGATGTCTGCGTCTTCGGGTTCTGCGAGGGCTCCACCATGCGGGCGGCTCGAACTGAAGGGTGCAGATCCGGGGCGGCGGTAAGCGGAGCGGACCCGTGTGCGGGTGGGCGGGCGGGGCGCCCCGGCCATGGATGAGCAACAGCAGCAAGACGATCAAGAGGGCGCGGAGCCTGTTCCGCAGACGCGGGATGAGTGGCTGGACTGGCAGGCGGCGCGGTTCGTGAAGCGCCTGGGACCGAGGAGCGCGGAACAGCTCGCGCGGCTCCTCGGCCGTGGTCCGGACGGTTAGTCAGGCGGCGAGATGCAGGTTGTTCGGTTCCACCTCGA
Above is a window of Streptomyces sp. NBC_01803 DNA encoding:
- a CDS encoding helix-turn-helix domain-containing protein; translated protein: MSATPNSSLRAVRMGLLMSQDDFAKALREAGIPGASKRLVQRWEAGTTCNPRPVHARALEQVTGIPIEALGFTTPVPLARVTDDEHGGHDVETSPDGIPAATPPTPVAQPSAAPRTHTNYSGIWLSRYEYFSSGRDEKHTGLHHVVILQHGDKLTVRSLPGSSDSSLTIDLQVDGKVATGTWSEQTATDGYYQGARYHGAIQLVIELTDRRMSGKWVGFGKEFDINTGPWELVFQDASTSKVAMQKYNRPPAD
- a CDS encoding DUF7848 domain-containing protein; the encoded protein is MSHAVIRGAEWVLSAERAEGAPDGIYGAECLWCGEASPLVDNDQKPVGMWALDHALRLGLDHGQFLVTSQRHWRVDPVVPAGDAGRPAGERPPRAHARPRGGVRGLLVRVVRLAVGWVVAVSARLLPGLTAGADAGRGRSPVSSTPARPNRGS